The proteins below come from a single Prochlorococcus marinus CUG1415 genomic window:
- a CDS encoding Tic20 family protein — protein sequence MDQIFQRISSVLIYTLPLKASIPFGYYLFYKYSFLKILMDSLTFPIAKIEESLPFGGFLLFILLFAGIVRNPKVPYFVRYNSCQALLIDIALIIITYLFRILPIVELGSIISILSSIIFIFSICIFIYSISQCIYGIEPEIPLISKSVRMQI from the coding sequence TTGGATCAAATATTTCAGAGAATCTCATCAGTATTAATTTATACTTTGCCATTAAAGGCATCAATACCTTTTGGATATTATTTGTTTTATAAATATTCTTTTTTAAAAATACTAATGGATAGTCTCACCTTCCCGATAGCAAAAATTGAAGAATCATTACCTTTTGGTGGCTTTTTGTTGTTTATATTATTGTTTGCAGGAATAGTAAGAAATCCCAAAGTACCCTATTTTGTTAGATATAACTCATGCCAAGCATTACTTATTGATATTGCTTTGATCATAATTACATATCTCTTTAGAATCTTGCCAATAGTTGAACTTGGCTCAATTATTTCTATACTTAGCTCAATTATTTTTATATTTAGTATTTGTATTTTTATTTATTCTATTTCTCAATGTATTTATGGAATTGAACCCGAAATTCCCTTAATTAGTAAATCTGTAAGAATGCAAATTTAA
- a CDS encoding ATPase, T2SS/T4P/T4SS family — protein sequence MFNNYSITNVRRLVDKYFSLQWCRDNFVVPLSIKKESSSEIQTVIIAIANYSYLGTISEPIKERLNQSGQKCFFVEKTQDEIQEILDKASEENFISDEVNESIFFEDDYLSESIRTTSDKKVEEFIFEFDEDIVLDMGRKILDLVPEMMESKIKKAVGFVLIYSKYEKVSDIYIDPKEDSYKIRLRKEGVSQKFISMPKESGIKFLACLKEMSNMDVTEKGKNQDGKILRKFDGQKLELSCNSKPGLNGESMALKFLNSDSSTLNLDNLIHIETVLNDFAKNSIKIGNLNL from the coding sequence ATGTTTAATAATTATTCAATTACAAACGTAAGAAGATTAGTTGATAAATATTTCTCTCTTCAGTGGTGTAGAGATAACTTTGTAGTTCCACTAAGTATAAAGAAAGAAAGTTCATCTGAAATACAAACAGTTATAATCGCAATAGCTAACTATTCTTATCTAGGGACAATATCTGAACCAATAAAGGAGAGACTAAACCAATCAGGACAAAAATGCTTTTTTGTAGAAAAGACTCAAGATGAGATTCAAGAAATTCTGGATAAAGCCTCTGAGGAAAATTTTATAAGTGATGAAGTTAACGAAAGCATATTTTTTGAGGATGATTATTTATCTGAATCTATTAGAACAACTTCTGATAAAAAAGTAGAAGAGTTTATTTTTGAATTTGATGAAGATATAGTTCTAGATATGGGACGTAAAATTTTAGATCTAGTGCCTGAGATGATGGAAAGTAAAATAAAGAAAGCTGTAGGATTTGTTTTGATCTATTCGAAATACGAAAAAGTTTCTGACATTTATATAGATCCTAAGGAGGATAGCTATAAGATTCGTCTCAGAAAAGAGGGTGTTTCCCAGAAGTTTATTTCAATGCCTAAGGAATCAGGAATAAAATTTTTGGCATGTTTAAAAGAGATGTCAAATATGGATGTTACTGAAAAAGGAAAAAACCAGGATGGAAAGATACTAAGAAAGTTCGATGGGCAGAAACTAGAATTAAGTTGTAATTCCAAGCCTGGCTTAAATGGAGAATCAATGGCTCTAAAATTTTTAAATAGTGATTCTTCAACTTTGAATTTGGACAATCTAATTCATATAGAAACTGTCTTAAACGATTTTGCTAAAAACTCTATTAAAATAGGAAATTTGAATTTATAA
- the gloA gene encoding lactoylglutathione lyase, whose protein sequence is MRILHTMLRVGNLDKSIDFYVNRLGMHLLRKKDYPHGKFTLAFVGYGSEKENAVIELTHNWDKKSDDYELGDKYGHIAIGVKDIHSICKGLEDNGCKITTQPKTMKNSTTVLAFVEDPDGYKIELIERD, encoded by the coding sequence ATGCGTATCCTTCATACAATGTTAAGAGTAGGGAATTTGGATAAATCCATTGATTTCTATGTGAATAGATTGGGAATGCATTTATTGCGAAAAAAGGATTATCCTCATGGAAAATTTACTTTGGCATTTGTTGGCTATGGTTCAGAGAAAGAAAATGCAGTAATTGAGTTAACCCATAACTGGGATAAGAAGTCTGATGACTATGAACTAGGAGATAAGTATGGACATATAGCTATTGGAGTTAAAGATATTCATAGTATCTGTAAAGGGCTAGAAGACAACGGCTGTAAGATCACAACACAACCGAAGACCATGAAGAACAGTACAACAGTCTTAGCGTTTGTAGAAGATCCAGATGGATACAAGATAGAGTTAATAGAAAGAGACTAA